Proteins from a single region of Aureibacter tunicatorum:
- a CDS encoding tetratricopeptide repeat protein — MKQIIYILLTMILSSCSTSTGTRTGLKSIDKPKGFDKTELGQEYSKLQKIYNEERLDLFKSQSYDVIQLAKKYENQSELYLSEVYNESALCLRVANMEFNGFNEFPNKDTILDLYMRAYKLINENDKKLTSTFAETVFQLADCLEQDNNFESAIKYRKEYYNLKKSIYGEENIQTADPLMWIGGNYEHQGQLDSALKYYRMEVKLRVANFTTKNKKAIESRLKTIKEIEEKLL, encoded by the coding sequence ATGAAACAAATAATTTACATACTATTAACAATGATTCTTTCTTCTTGCTCTACTTCAACAGGAACAAGAACAGGCCTTAAAAGCATTGATAAACCAAAAGGGTTTGATAAAACGGAACTTGGACAAGAGTATAGTAAACTTCAAAAGATTTATAATGAAGAAAGACTTGATTTGTTTAAATCTCAATCATATGATGTAATCCAATTGGCTAAGAAATATGAAAATCAAAGTGAATTATACCTTTCAGAAGTTTATAATGAAAGTGCATTGTGTCTTAGAGTTGCAAACATGGAATTCAATGGTTTTAATGAATTTCCTAACAAAGACACGATATTAGATTTGTATATGCGCGCATACAAGCTTATTAATGAAAATGATAAAAAATTAACGTCAACATTTGCTGAAACGGTTTTCCAATTAGCGGATTGCTTAGAGCAAGACAATAATTTTGAATCTGCAATAAAATATCGGAAAGAGTATTATAATTTGAAAAAATCAATCTATGGAGAAGAAAACATCCAAACGGCTGACCCATTGATGTGGATTGGAGGTAACTATGAACATCAAGGTCAACTTGATTCTGCTTTGAAATATTACAGAATGGAAGTGAAATTAAGAGTGGCAAACTTTACTACAAAAAATAAAAAAGCAATTGAATCTCGTCTGAAAACAATAAAAGAAATAGAAGAAAAACTACTCTGA